One segment of Gemmatimonadota bacterium DNA contains the following:
- the ampE gene encoding regulatory signaling modulator protein AmpE, which translates to MKLIALIFGLGLERIATQVLHLRELRWFDPYFDFGLDSLRGANIWLVYPGSILLVLLPLIPVAWASRALLQTGVAWDLPYLLFAVLVLFFCLGPRDLAAEVEEYCQALADSDADKAERVLTDLCEVEHSGAKDVVAVEEAIFVQATHRFFGVVFWFIVLGPVGAWLFRVSDLLRRRATTIGVGDPERVTPALPAIEAVNGVLVWLPARLAVLGYALSGNFDEAVNCWRQYELKSDLPFHHSNDQVVACVGKAAMGGTAADISDPSVAARRAMELVFRTLFISVTVIAVMTLFGWAV; encoded by the coding sequence ACCCAGGTGCTGCACCTGCGGGAGTTGCGCTGGTTCGATCCCTACTTCGACTTCGGACTTGACAGCTTGCGCGGCGCCAATATCTGGCTGGTGTATCCGGGCAGCATCCTGCTTGTGCTGCTGCCCCTGATTCCCGTGGCCTGGGCCAGTCGAGCGCTGCTGCAGACCGGCGTGGCATGGGATCTTCCCTACCTGCTCTTCGCCGTGCTGGTGCTGTTCTTCTGTCTGGGCCCCCGGGATCTCGCCGCCGAGGTGGAAGAGTATTGCCAGGCCCTTGCGGACTCCGATGCCGACAAAGCCGAACGCGTCCTGACCGATCTTTGCGAGGTGGAGCATTCCGGCGCGAAAGACGTGGTCGCCGTGGAGGAGGCCATATTCGTGCAGGCCACCCACCGGTTCTTCGGCGTCGTATTCTGGTTCATCGTGCTCGGCCCGGTGGGTGCGTGGCTATTCCGTGTCAGCGACCTGCTTCGCCGGCGGGCGACGACGATAGGGGTGGGCGACCCGGAAAGGGTCACGCCCGCCCTGCCGGCAATCGAGGCGGTTAACGGAGTACTGGTGTGGCTACCCGCACGCTTGGCTGTGCTCGGATACGCCTTGAGCGGCAATTTCGATGAGGCCGTCAACTGCTGGCGTCAATACGAACTGAAATCGGACCTGCCGTTCCATCACAGTAACGACCAGGTGGTTGCGTGCGTGGGCAAGGCGGCCATGGGGGGCACCGCGGCGGACATTTCCGACCCGAGCGTCGCCGCGCGCCGCGCGATGGAACTGGTCTTCCGAACGCTCTTCATCAGCGTGACGGTGATTGCCGTGATGACGTTGTTCGGCTGGGCCGTCTAG